From the Pectobacterium carotovorum genome, one window contains:
- a CDS encoding type IV secretory system conjugative DNA transfer family protein, with protein MILNKLAVSLTPIVNGVLSFMAFMQQHQLMLALLSGLTMPLFASMKSDERQKAPLWQRLIIAFSMLCFLSGSMAPVVIWIFQWLYQGRIVTRVPVLEWSTLITFTVAGFIFHILLRRVLTPELDKIKKCLVRKTTLERELRTDVRTVKSLLPETLHYDPLDYIDLNKGLFIGMDRDIQPMYLPLKDWQKQHADIIGTTGAGKGVATGLLLYQSILAGEGVFVMDPKDDEWAPHLYRKACEDAGKPFALIDLRKPQYQLNLIEEINADELEELFVAGFSLAEKDQESDFYRIDDRKAARIAAQFVTLNTASTIRDVYNGDYVQAIADKIKAFFGKIEELALLNAINAPTGFSLNTIFEEGGCCYVIGSMRNSKIITAQRMLLVRLYQLAERRERVKNVPRPIAIYLSELKYHLSRPALEGLGAARDKGVHIIMDHQSIADLKDCPADLKGDAVVGAVVENAKFKLVYRVMDPDTAEWVARMSGTILVDDEVRKAKTNAVLTETIDSERTIRQAERFFTDSNMILNLPDFVSFIFTTKALPSASLISPIRVKKRELEICAVSPAIAATAATVNITLDFSEEETSPDPESTPNISTTRSDLYFDNTDEKDTTIPNADQEENPSLLDF; from the coding sequence GTGATTTTGAATAAGCTGGCCGTTTCACTGACGCCGATAGTGAATGGCGTGCTGAGCTTCATGGCTTTTATGCAACAGCATCAGCTGATGCTGGCGCTGTTATCGGGGCTGACAATGCCGCTTTTCGCGTCGATGAAAAGCGATGAGCGGCAAAAAGCCCCGTTGTGGCAAAGGCTGATTATTGCTTTTTCCATGCTGTGTTTTCTTTCCGGCTCGATGGCCCCGGTTGTTATCTGGATTTTCCAGTGGCTTTATCAGGGTCGAATAGTTACCCGCGTTCCAGTTCTGGAATGGTCAACATTAATTACTTTCACCGTAGCAGGGTTTATTTTTCATATTCTGCTGCGCAGAGTATTAACCCCTGAATTAGACAAAATAAAGAAATGCCTCGTCAGAAAAACAACGCTTGAACGGGAATTACGCACCGATGTCCGCACGGTGAAATCACTGCTACCTGAAACACTGCATTATGACCCGCTGGATTATATCGACCTGAACAAAGGGTTATTTATTGGCATGGACCGCGATATTCAGCCGATGTACCTGCCGTTAAAAGACTGGCAAAAACAACACGCGGATATCATCGGCACCACCGGCGCCGGTAAAGGGGTGGCCACCGGGTTATTGCTTTACCAAAGTATTCTGGCCGGTGAAGGCGTATTTGTGATGGACCCCAAGGATGATGAATGGGCACCCCACCTTTACCGAAAAGCTTGTGAAGATGCCGGGAAGCCCTTTGCCCTGATTGACCTGCGAAAACCCCAGTACCAGTTAAACCTGATTGAAGAGATTAATGCCGATGAACTGGAAGAGCTTTTTGTTGCCGGTTTCAGTCTGGCAGAGAAAGATCAGGAGTCAGATTTTTATCGCATTGACGACCGGAAAGCTGCCCGGATAGCCGCACAATTTGTCACCCTTAATACTGCCTCAACCATTCGGGATGTGTATAACGGAGACTACGTTCAGGCTATTGCCGATAAGATAAAAGCCTTCTTCGGGAAAATTGAAGAGCTGGCCTTGCTCAATGCCATTAATGCCCCCACCGGATTTTCGCTTAATACGATATTTGAGGAAGGCGGTTGCTGTTATGTGATTGGCTCAATGCGCAACAGCAAAATCATTACCGCTCAACGTATGTTGCTGGTTCGCCTGTACCAGCTGGCAGAAAGGCGCGAGCGAGTGAAAAACGTGCCCCGCCCCATTGCTATTTATCTTTCCGAACTGAAATACCATTTATCCAGGCCCGCGCTGGAGGGTTTAGGCGCGGCACGCGATAAAGGTGTGCATATTATTATGGACCATCAGTCGATTGCCGATTTAAAAGACTGTCCGGCAGATTTGAAAGGTGACGCCGTTGTCGGCGCGGTCGTTGAGAACGCTAAATTCAAACTGGTTTATCGTGTCATGGATCCGGACACCGCTGAATGGGTAGCCAGGATGTCAGGCACCATATTAGTCGATGATGAGGTCCGCAAAGCGAAAACCAACGCCGTGCTGACAGAGACTATCGACAGTGAACGCACCATCAGGCAGGCCGAGCGTTTCTTTACCGACAGCAATATGATCCTGAACCTACCCGATTTTGTCAGCTTCATCTTCACGACAAAAGCACTCCCGTCTGCTTCGCTGATTTCGCCCATCAGGGTGAAAAAACGCGAACTGGAGATCTGTGCCGTGTCGCCCGCGATTGCCGCCACCGCCGCAACGGTAAACATCACCCTGGATTTTAGCGAGGAGGAAACATCCCCCGACCCCGAATCAACGCCGAATATCTCAACAACTCGATCCGATCTTTATTTTGATAATACGGACGAAAAAGACACGACAATACCGAATGCCGATCAAGAGGAAAACCCGTCATTGCTGGATTTTTAA
- a CDS encoding TrbM/KikA/MpfK family conjugal transfer protein: protein MKKVIPSALLLCIMASYSTSVMAADACEVVLCMYGKATGNGGGNECHSAERTFFNIVKKNKHGFLPDHTADARKSFLLECDSAAPAIISQIINKFGRVHG, encoded by the coding sequence ATGAAAAAAGTTATACCCTCCGCATTATTACTCTGCATTATGGCGTCATATTCAACCTCCGTCATGGCCGCTGACGCCTGTGAAGTGGTGTTATGCATGTACGGTAAAGCCACCGGTAACGGCGGCGGCAATGAATGCCATTCTGCTGAACGCACATTCTTTAATATCGTCAAAAAGAACAAGCACGGTTTTCTGCCGGACCATACCGCCGATGCCAGAAAATCATTTTTACTTGAATGTGACTCGGCAGCCCCGGCAATTATCAGCCAGATTATCAATAAATTCGGCCGCGTGCATGGTTAA
- the virB11 gene encoding P-type DNA transfer ATPase VirB11 gives MNAENLSLDFMKNQLFVDFIAQDGLTEIAVNRPGELHTKIRGKWRRHEAPITLRQCYAFARALASWQEDNIDDTSPILSATLESGERIQAIIPPACERNTVSITLRKPSFGQKTHQSWIDAGFYNRVTGKERTEGKDVELTRYYQSEDMPRFMEKAVEYGKTIFIVGETGSGKTTYMKTLLHSIPRHLRLTTIEDNPEIRFYHHTNYVHLFYPADAGDNAIITPGRLIRANYRMNPDRILLAEIRGQEAWDALKIVGSGHEGLMTSLHAGSPEECIEGLIDRCYENPDCRNMPFDVLLRKVLKSIDVIVSIDIHGDIRRMSDVYFKPLHLNDMRGVFSKGLQ, from the coding sequence ATGAACGCTGAAAACCTGTCGCTGGATTTTATGAAAAACCAGCTGTTTGTTGATTTTATTGCGCAGGACGGCCTGACGGAAATTGCCGTTAACCGGCCGGGTGAACTGCATACCAAAATCCGGGGGAAATGGCGAAGACATGAAGCCCCGATTACGCTGCGCCAGTGTTACGCCTTTGCCAGAGCGCTGGCGTCCTGGCAGGAAGATAATATCGACGACACCTCGCCGATCCTTTCCGCCACGCTTGAATCAGGCGAGCGCATTCAGGCCATTATTCCCCCGGCCTGTGAGCGTAATACCGTGTCTATTACGCTGCGCAAGCCCTCATTCGGGCAGAAAACGCATCAGTCATGGATTGATGCGGGATTTTATAACCGGGTGACCGGTAAGGAGCGAACGGAAGGCAAAGATGTTGAACTGACCCGCTACTATCAGAGTGAGGATATGCCCCGCTTTATGGAAAAAGCGGTGGAATACGGCAAGACGATTTTTATCGTCGGTGAAACCGGCTCCGGTAAAACCACCTATATGAAAACGCTGCTGCACTCGATTCCCCGGCACCTCAGGCTGACCACCATTGAGGATAATCCCGAAATCCGGTTCTATCACCACACCAATTATGTCCATCTCTTTTATCCGGCGGATGCCGGGGATAATGCCATTATCACGCCCGGCAGACTGATACGCGCCAATTATCGTATGAACCCTGACCGGATATTACTGGCTGAAATTCGCGGACAAGAAGCCTGGGATGCACTGAAAATCGTCGGTTCCGGGCATGAGGGATTAATGACTTCCCTGCATGCGGGCAGCCCGGAAGAATGTATTGAAGGGTTAATTGACCGCTGCTATGAAAACCCCGACTGCAGGAACATGCCTTTCGACGTGCTGTTACGCAAGGTGCTTAAGAGCATTGATGTGATAGTCAGCATTGATATTCACGGTGACATACGCCGGATGAGTGATGTTTATTTTAAACCCCTTCATCTCAATGACATGAGAGGTGTATTCAGTAAAGGACTCCAATAA
- the virB10 gene encoding VirB10/TraB/TrbI family type IV secretion system protein, with product MTDKPVPDEPEKTTAEREAEARERARAAMAYQEPEQKTPPGQPEVTRFRKVSGRRTLIVSLLSLTLVIALASGGDRLFSALKGGNEKEADTAPPPSAGKTLHERQNLGMDSSPFGLFGPRTQDKTDPARQAVTPAPTLPPAPPALNKAAALADGLNNARTMPGDNARTSPGETRSNAETSNSPSSSTTYTSCPSVLSRGKDGNLRCPETAAPETGNNDNPGVARVTGVRRLGLDPDLYIPVDRYIPCSMMWRFVSDVGGHISCLVSEDVYSASNHVTLIPAGTVARGIYRTGALQHGRSRMFVLWTELRTPEPGSLQIPLTDTQASGPLGEAGISGWIDNHFWERFGNALMLSTVQDVAAAASDAAPGKDRNTDYTENTRAATAEMAETTLDNSINIPPTLYLNQGDVIGIMTGTDIDFSSVWQLRLKKRWYER from the coding sequence GCCCGGGCGGCAATGGCGTATCAGGAGCCGGAGCAGAAAACACCGCCCGGCCAGCCGGAAGTGACCCGTTTTCGTAAGGTATCCGGTCGCCGCACGCTGATCGTCAGCCTGCTGAGTCTGACGCTGGTGATCGCCCTGGCATCCGGCGGCGATCGTCTTTTCAGTGCATTGAAAGGGGGTAATGAGAAAGAAGCCGACACCGCGCCGCCGCCCTCCGCCGGGAAGACGCTGCATGAGCGTCAAAATCTGGGCATGGACAGTAGCCCGTTTGGCCTGTTCGGGCCGCGCACACAGGACAAAACAGACCCTGCCCGCCAGGCCGTCACTCCCGCACCCACCCTGCCACCAGCCCCACCCGCCCTGAACAAGGCAGCCGCACTGGCTGACGGGCTGAACAACGCCCGAACAATGCCGGGTGATAATGCACGCACGTCCCCGGGTGAAACGCGTAGCAACGCAGAAACGTCCAACAGTCCGTCATCATCCACGACATACACATCCTGTCCATCAGTACTGTCAAGGGGAAAGGATGGCAACCTGCGCTGCCCGGAGACTGCCGCGCCGGAAACGGGTAACAACGACAATCCGGGCGTCGCCCGTGTCACCGGCGTCAGACGGCTGGGCCTCGATCCTGATCTCTATATCCCGGTGGACCGCTATATCCCGTGTTCGATGATGTGGCGCTTCGTGTCCGATGTCGGGGGGCATATTTCCTGCCTGGTCAGTGAAGATGTTTACAGCGCCAGCAACCATGTGACGCTGATCCCTGCGGGAACGGTCGCCCGTGGCATCTACCGCACCGGGGCGCTGCAACACGGACGCAGCCGGATGTTTGTGCTGTGGACGGAGCTGCGTACGCCTGAGCCCGGCAGCCTGCAAATCCCGCTAACTGATACGCAGGCCAGCGGCCCGCTCGGCGAGGCGGGGATCTCAGGTTGGATCGACAATCACTTCTGGGAGCGCTTCGGCAATGCCCTGATGCTCAGTACCGTGCAGGACGTGGCTGCGGCGGCGTCGGATGCTGCCCCGGGGAAAGACCGCAATACCGACTACACCGAAAACACCCGCGCCGCCACGGCGGAAATGGCGGAAACGACGCTGGACAACAGCATCAATATCCCGCCCACCCTTTACCTGAATCAGGGTGATGTCATCGGGATCATGACCGGCACCGACATTGATTTCTCATCCGTCTGGCAGCTACGACTGAAAAAGAGGTGGTATGAACGCTGA